The following are from one region of the Actinoplanes sp. L3-i22 genome:
- a CDS encoding AfsR/SARP family transcriptional regulator, giving the protein MTVTFALLGPVRAWRNGNEIPLGSPQQRTALTVLLLREGLLTTVDELVDAIWPVDPPTSAVATVRTYLSRLRRLLCFQHGVRIGWIGGGYVLSAPAGSIDVQLFHEYTAAATEALRRGEHAEAAAALRAAVALHRGTPLAGAAGGYVEGQRARLLELCQGAAVDLAAVTVELGGYAEAIAELRAMVAEEPLREQCHALLMTALYRSGRTADALAHYRQVHRMLADELGVDPTPELRHLHQRILLGATARA; this is encoded by the coding sequence GTGACGGTCACGTTTGCCCTGCTGGGGCCGGTGCGGGCCTGGCGCAACGGCAACGAGATTCCGCTCGGCTCGCCGCAACAGCGCACCGCGCTGACCGTGCTGCTGCTCCGCGAGGGCCTGCTGACCACCGTCGACGAGCTGGTCGACGCGATCTGGCCGGTGGACCCGCCGACGTCGGCGGTCGCCACGGTCCGCACGTACCTGTCCCGGCTGCGTCGCCTGCTCTGCTTCCAGCACGGGGTCCGGATAGGTTGGATCGGCGGCGGCTACGTGCTGTCCGCGCCGGCCGGCTCGATCGACGTGCAGCTGTTCCACGAGTACACGGCGGCGGCCACCGAGGCGCTGCGCCGGGGAGAACACGCGGAGGCGGCGGCCGCGCTGCGAGCGGCGGTGGCGCTGCACCGCGGCACCCCGCTGGCCGGAGCGGCCGGCGGCTACGTCGAGGGCCAGCGCGCCCGGCTCCTGGAGCTCTGCCAGGGCGCGGCGGTGGACCTGGCCGCCGTGACGGTCGAACTGGGCGGCTACGCCGAGGCGATCGCGGAACTCCGCGCGATGGTCGCGGAGGAACCACTGCGCGAACAGTGCCACGCGCTGCTGATGACCGCGCTGTACCGGAGCGGGCGGACGGCGGACGCCCTCGCGCACTACCGCCAGGTACACCGCATGCTCGCCGACGAACTCGGCGTGGACCCGACACCCGAGCTACGCCACCTCCACCAGCGAATCCTGCTCGGCGCCACCGCCCGCGCCTAA